The Salvelinus namaycush isolate Seneca chromosome 5, SaNama_1.0, whole genome shotgun sequence genome segment ATTGTTTTCATGATTATATATGTGGCTATATAATTCTGTATATGATAGAGAACAAGTTGTATATGCAAATGGTTGTGCATCTACCAAGATATCCTGTGGCATTCCACAGGGTTTGATCCTTGGACCTTTGTTATTCCTAATCTATATCATtgaccttgctgctgtgtcttctaccgtACTTCCCATTCTTTTTGCTGAGGATACCAACTTGATTTTATCAGACAAGAATTTTGATTCAATAATCAACGAAGCCAACTCAAGCATGGGCAAGTTTTCTGAATTTCCAGATAAACTAATTATCTTTAAATGATAAAAAAGAATaagaaatatttttaaaagaacCAGAATCTCAATTGGTGGGAATGAAATGGACCAGGTTTCATCTACTATATTCCTAGGTGTTCTAGTTGATGAAAAGTTGTCCTGGAAAAATCATATTCACTTTGTGTGCAGCAAAGTGGTGAAGTTCTTTGGTGTCATCAGAAAGATAAGTGATTTGGGTCATCAGGCTTGCTTCCTATCTCATTTACTTAAATTATCATTTACTTCAGCATTAATATACTCAAATGATGCATCTTCATCTACAAATATACATATTTCCCAGACAACTTACCTAAACCCTTCAATGGTTTTAaaattttaatttaaccttttatttaactaggcaagtcagttaagaacaaattcttatttacaatgatggcctaccccggcaaaacccggacaacgctgggccaattgtgcatcgccctattgaactctcaatcacggccggatatgattcagcctggattcgaaccagggactgtagggaCTGCCAAGGACtgcctcttgcactgagttgcagtgccttagactgctgcgccactcgggagcccaagttAATTCAAGTTAATTCACAAATCACTGCGATAACCTTTACCCTCCCACTGCCGCACCGTACATAGTCAATTCTCTAGCCGGTACAGAGGTTCCATACTCTGGAATTCCTATCTTCACATTGCCAAAACATCATCATCCCTCAATAACTTCAAGCGTAGATTAGGGGTCAGCCctatgaaccaaactacccagtaGTCTCCTCCATGTAGCCTAACccccactctctcacacacacacacacacacacacacacacacacacacacacacacacacacacacacacacacacacacacacacacacaatcaaacatGTTTTTTCTTGTATACTGAGTATATCATGTACAGTTATAATTAGTATGCTTTGTTTAACTGATTGCAAAACTTTTTTTGTACTTATATTTGTGTATTGGTTTTTGTGATGTGGTTTTTATCTGTACTGTTTTGTTTTTCCATTTATTCTTTGGTGCAAATAAATCTAACCTAAAAAGTGAAAATGACCTCTGGGAATTAAGGAAGGCTATATAATAGGGCAAATAGATTCCATCATCATTAGACAGGTGGATGAACATATTGGCTTCTAATACCTTAGAAAGGTGACTATTTGATGTGAAAGGTCATGTAATGAGTGTTGTGTTCCAGTTGGGCCGCAGGATGGCTGAGCTGCCGGTGGACCCTATGCTGAGCAAGATGATCCTGGCCTCAGAACAGTGAGTCTCTATGGCAATCCTGGCCTCAGAACAGTCAGTCTCTATGGCAATCCTGGCCTCAGAACAGTGAGTCTCTATGGCAATCCTGGCCTCAGAACAGTGAGTCTCTATGGCAATCCTGGCCTCAGAACAGTGAGTCTCTATGGCAATCCTGGCCTCAGAACAGTGAGTCTCTATGGCAATCCTGGCCTCAGAACAGTGAGTCTCTATGGCAATCCTGGCCTCAGAACAGTGAGCCTCTATGGCAATCCTGGCCTCAGAACAGTGAGTCTCTATGGCAATCCTGGCCTCAGAACAGTGAGTCTCTATGGCAATCCTGGCCTCAGAACAGTGAGCCTCTATGGCAATCCTGGCCTCAGAACAGTGAGTCTCTATGGCAATCCTGGCCTCAGAACAGTGAGTCTCTATGGCAATCCTGGTACTCGCCTGGAATAAATGATCATCTTGGAATTCATTATTCTTATTGTTCTGTTACCTTGCTCAtctttcccctttctctctctttccccctctcactCAAAACTATTGAGTGCCAATTATTCAACAGGACATGAAATACCTTTTATGTTTTTCACTGAACATTCCCATCTTCCTCTGTCTCTTTAGGTATAAGTGTTCTGAGGAGGTGTTGACCATCGCTGCTATGCTGTCTGTGAACAACTCCATCTTCTACCGGCCCAAAGACAAGGTGGTTCACGCTGACAACGCCAGGCAGAACTTTGTGGTCCCCGGAGGAGACCATATGGTGCTGCTCAACGTCTACACACAGGTCAGGAGGATTGGGTTTGATAGTTAGGATAAAGATGTGATACTACCCCACTTTGTTGTATTCACTTGTTTCATATAAGGTTTCAGGGTAGCAGTTTTGGGTCATATTCATTTGGCACCAActgtataatttttttatttttaaatggactgaaacatggagggactacctgaacgtGTCCAATAAGAACTGCATTTTCGTTTTTCTGTTGCCAACCATTTTACCATGGTAATGCCCTAATCTAGGTTCAGCAGCGGGCTGATTTTTGTCAGAGCAGCGGGTCggggggctggaacataattatttgtacactgcaaattgaaaACAAGTAAGCCCAAAAAGAGgttgtatttgaaaataataatttcataCCTTAATTACATTGAGGCACGATCACATGACtccttttttaaattatttgtgggaatacttgggaacagattttctATATTTAACTCATTTTTTGCTGAATCCCTGGTGATTTTAGTATTTTTTGACCAAAAACTAAAATCCTAAAAAAACGTTAAATATTTGGGGGCTTAAAAGCCCCCCCTGTTTTGTCCTGATTTGTAGCAAAACTCAAAGTTCTatgtcagggtttcccaaacttggtcctcgggaccccaaggttTTTGAccaagcactacacagctgattcaaataatcaactaatcatcaagctttgatcatttgaatgaGCTGTGTAGcgttagggcaaaaaacaaaacgtgtttgggaaacgctgttctatgttttgttttcagtcTGTGATATTGACTGCTTCATTTGTCCCTCAGTGGCTGGAGAGTGGCTACTCCACCCAGTGGTGCTATGAGAACTTCATCCAGTTCCGCTCCATGAAGCGGGCGCGGGATGTCAGGGAGCAGCTGGAGGGCCTGATGGAAAGGATCGAGGTGGAGGTGTGCAGCTCAGGCGGCGACATTGTGCCCATCCGCAAGGTCGGTGTGACTGTGAATGCACATTAACCTCATGACAATGAACACACTATAAAATCGCTTCATCTTGTAAaccatgtattttttttaaacaccctCCTAGAGCGTAGACCAGTGTTTTTCAACCCCAGTCCTcgggtacccccccccccccccaaacagcacacctgattcaacttgtcaactaaacATCAAGCCCTccatgttgaatcaggtgtttttgtCTGGTGCTACAACTAAaagtgtgctgttgggggtactggaggaccggagctGGGAAACACTGGCCTAGACCACTTTGTTCCACTTCTAATTTGCTGTGTTACCTGACACCAAGCTCTTTGTTACATGTGTAGCCAATGTGTGAATATGCTTCACGCTACATCTGTGTGCATGCCCCTTTAAACCAGTGACTGTGCAAATTTAGAAAGCACTGGTCTAGCAGCAGTATTCAATGGAGATACAAGCCTATCACTTCACACCAGGTCTGAGGGATTGAATGGACCCCTTTATAGGTGATGGGATTAGTTTTTGTCTGCTCATGAAAACAGTTCTTAAATCATGCCGGTTGTTAAGCCGGCCACTCAGTTGGAGAGGCAGGTTGAGTTCACTTAATATGCATCTGAATGGACACTCTGCTTACCCAATTCCCATCATCATAGTCCATCCTCCAGTGAAACTGCTACACAAGGTCTCCCCAAAAGGCAGTCTGTGGGTGATTTTATTTGGAAACCCAAGTaattaaaaaaagaaatatatatatatatattgttttaataATTTTGAAAAGACTATTAAATCACCAGGAAATCATTTCAAAGTGATTtaaattttggaaatctgttcccaagtattcccacgtaTAGATTGTATGAAATCAAGGTTTGAAAGGACTCTGTTTTTGTCAATACTAAATCTGTTTGGGATTTTTGCCATCAATTGTCAGTGTACAAATGATTTATTTAATAACAAATTATTTATTACAAATGATTTATTTTTAACTATGTTTCGCCCTCCCACCATCCGCTCAAAGAAAAATTGGCCCACGGCTGAATGTAATTGGGGACCCCTGTGCTAACCCCTTTCCCCATCTCAGTAACAACATcaccactcactctctcacagTGTGCACACATACATTCACTCACACTTTGTCTCTCTCACTGACACTTCATTTCAAAATATGTATTTTGACCTCAAATGGACAACCatgtaaaataaaggtgaaataaatagaAATGATCTCTCTCAGGCAGTGACGGCGGGGTATTTCTACCACACGGCGCGGCTCAGCAAGGGGGGCTACAAGACGGTGAAGCACCAGCAGACAGTCTACGTCCACCCCAACAGCTCCCTGTTCGAGGAGCAGCCCCGTTGGCTCATCTACCACGAGCTGGTCTTCACTACCAAGGAGTTCATGAGACAGGTCTTTCATCAGTACTAGTAGGCTTGTGgtcatgtttgtgtgtatgcttCTCCGTGTGAGGAAGATCTGGAGTCAGATGGAATCAATCCACCACCGTGAAGGACAAAGTAAAACTTTAGGGGAGAGTTGTTGCTGTCTTGCcactgttgttattattattagtagtattagtattattattatatcaaGTGACTCCAGGTAGCATTGTCTttgtatacagtattatatacaatgccttcaaaaagtattcagaccccttgactttttccacattttgttaacgttacagccttattctaaaatggattaaataaatacaaattctcagaaatgttcacacaataccccataatgacaaagcaagaacaggtttttagaaattttagcaaataaataaataaataaacaacagaaataccttatttacataagtattcagatcctttgctatgagactcgaaattgagcttggatgcatcctgtttccattgatcatccttgagatgtttctccaacttaattggagtccacctgtggtaaattcaattgattggacatgatttggaaaggctcacacctgtctatttaaggtcccacagttgacagtgcatgtcagagcaaaaaccaagcgctgaggtcgaaggaattttccatagaactccgagacaggattgtgtcgaggcacagatctggggaagggtatcaaaaaaggtctgcagcattgaaggtccccaagaacacagtggcctccatcattcttaaatggaagaagtttggaaccaccaagactcttcctagagctggccgcccagccaaactgagccatcgggggaaaagggccttggtcagggaggtgaccaagaacccgatggtcactctgacagagttcctctgtggagatgggagaaccttcctgaaggacaatcatctgcagcactctaccaatcaggcctttttggtacagtggccagacggaagccactcctcagtaaaaggcacgacagccctcttggagtttgccaaaaggcacctaaagactctgaccatgagaaacaagatcctctggtctgaggaaaccaagattgaactctttggcctgaatgccaagcgtcaagtctggagggaacctggcaccatccctatgctaaaacatggtggtggcagcatcatgctgtgatgtttttcagcggcagggacagggaggCTAGTcgggatcgaggcaaagatgaaaggagaaaagtacagagagatccttgatgaaaacctactccagagtgctcaggacctcagactggggtgaaggttcatcttccaacaggacaacgaccctaagcacacagccaagacagtgcaggagtggcttcgggacaagtctctgaatgtccttgactggcccaaccagtgcccggacttgaacctgatcgaacatctctggaaagacttGTATataactgtgcagcaacgctccccatccaacctggaggatctgcagagatgaatggaagaaactcaccaaatacaggtgtgccaagcttgtagcatcatacccaagaagactcaatgatgcaatcgctgccaaaggtgcttcaacaaagtactgagtaaagtgtctgaatacttacactaccgttcaaaagtttggggtcacatagaaatgtctttgttttttaaagaaaagcaaaacatttttgtccatttttaaaataacatcaaattaatcagaaatacagtgtagacattgttaatgttgtaaatgactattgtagctggaaacggcagatttttcttttaatggaatatctacataggcgtacagaggctcattatcagcaaccatcactcctgtgttacaatggcacgttgttagctaatccaagtttataattttaaaaggctaattgatcattagcaaacccttttgcaattaagctgaaaactgttgtgctgattaaagaagcaatacaactggccttctttagactagttgagtatctggagcatcagcatttgtgggttcgattacaggctcaaaatggccagaaaccaataactttcttctgaaactcgtcagtctattcttgttctgagaaattaaggctattgggagaaattgccaagaaactgtagATCGCGTACCACGCTgtgttctactcccttcacagaacagcgcaaactggccctaaccagaatagaaagaggagtgggaggcccgggTGCACagctgagcaagagaacaagtacattagtttgtctagtttgagaaacagacacctcacaagtcctcaactggcagcttcattaaatagtacccgcaaaacaccagtctcaacgtcaacagtgaagaggcaactccgggatgctagGCTTCAAGGCAGAGTTCCTCTATCCAGTATCTGTGTTCTTTAACCCgtgtaatcttttatttttattggccagtctgagatatggctttctctttgcaactctgcctagaaggccggcattctggagtcgcctcttcactgttgaagttgagactggtgttttgcgggtactatttaatgaaactgccagttgaggacttgtgaggcatctgtttcacaaactagacactctaatgtacttgttctcttgctcagctGTGCAcccgggcctcccactcctctttctattctggttagagccagtttgcgctgttctatgaagggagtagtaAACCGTTTTTAttcagtaccaatcaaaagtttggacacctgctcattcaagggtttttctttatttttactattttttttacattgtagaataataatgaagacatcaaaactatggaataacacatatggagtcatgtagtaaccaaaaaagtgttgaacaaatcaaaatatattttagatattTCAAAGTTTCCACTCTTTccgttgatgacagctttgcacattcttggcattctctcacccagcttcacctggaatgcttttcgaacagtcttgaaggagttcccacatatgctcagcACTTTTTGtctgcttttcattcactctgcggtccaactcatctcaaaccatctcaattgggtcgaggtcaggtgattgtggagaccaggtcatctgatgcagcactccatcactctccttcttggtaaaatagcccttacacagcctggaggtgtgttgggtcattgtcttgttgaaaaacaaatgatagtcccactaagcgctaaccagatgtgatggcgtatcgctgcagaatgctatggtagccatgctggttaattgttccttgaattttttaaaatatatcaccagcaaagcaccatcacaccaccacctccatgctttacggtgggaaccacacatgcagagatcatccgttcaacctctgcatctcacaaagacatggcggttggaaccaaaaagctcaaatttggactcatcaaacctaaggacagatttccaccgttctaatgtccattgctcgtgtttccttgcccaagcaagtctcttcttcttcttggtgtcctttagtagtggtttctttgcagcaattcgccatgaaggcctgattcacacagtctcctctgaacagttgatgttgagatgtgtctgttacttgaactctgtgaagcatttatttgggctgaaatttctgaggctggtaactttaatgaacttatcctctgcagcagaggtaactctgggtcttcctttcctgtggcggtcctcatgagagccagtttcatcatagcgcttgattgtttttgcggctgcacttgaagaaactttcaaagttcttgatatcatgttatgtcttaaagtaatgatggacggtcgtttttctttgcttatttgagctgttctttccataacatgaacttggtcttttaccaaatagggttatcttctgtataccacccctaccttgtcacaacacaactgattggctcaaacgcattcagaaggaaagaaatcccacaaattaacttttaacaaggcacacctgttaattgaaatgcattccaggtgactacctcatgaagctggttgagagaatgccaagcgtgtgcaaagctgtcatcatggcaaagggtggctactttgaagaatcccaaatattaaatatattttgatttgtttaacacttattttggttactacatgattccatatgttatttcatagtttttatgtcttcaatattattctacaatgaagaaaatagtacaACAATTAAGGAAAATCTCTGGaatgaggtgtgtccaaacttttgactggtactgtaaattagCAAAAAGTTCTAAACTTGGTTTTGTTTTATCAttgtggtgtattgtgtgtagattgagggtaaaaaaaacatgttaatacattttagaataaggctgtaacgtaacacaatgtggaataagtcaagggttctgaatacttcccgaaggcactggGACAGAATGGGTTGGCAGACTGAATACGATTGAAGGGGCTGTGCTGTTATTCTTACATTACTTTGAATTAATGTTAATATATTTTCCCCCTTTATTTTAACTTCTTTCCCTGCCTCTCAAGGTGATTGAGATAGACAGCAGCTGGCTGCTGGAGGTGGCTCCCCACTACTACAAGAACAAGGAGCTGGAGGACAGCAGCAGTAAGAAGATGCCTCGCAAACAGGGCAAGGCCAAGGAAGAGCTGGGCTAAGGACAGGAACTAGAAAAGACTCAGATACTTTCTCCCCTCAGAGATAAGACAGCCAAGCAGGGCTGCCATAAGGAACTGAGATTTTTAAAAACTTTGGGGCCCTTGAGCCCCAAAAAAAGGTACTGGATAAAAACTCGCATGTTTATGGGCTTATTTATCATAAACCACCTATCGGAGCTAGACGAGCTTGATGATAAGGAAATGTTATGCACTTGGACTGTCAGTTTCCTGTGTCTGGTATGATGCAGGGTCCGGGGTGAGGTTTCCCCgaagtacagatctaggatcagcttcccctccccatGTCCTaaccattgggggggggggggggggtatatgcaAAACCGACCCAATATCAGCGTCTAGGTGTAACTTCACCCTACTCCATGATGCAGAAACGAGCTGCAAGACAGATGAAAACAAATGACTACTCCAAATGATAGGGCTACTGCTTTGTATGTAATGGCCAATGACTACCAGAGAGTTTGCATATTTACTTTCCTTAAATAGTTCACATTTTTTGCCCAATGTCTGGGTGTTGTTGGGGTTGTAAATGTACGTTCTTGTCCCAATTACACCTAACAGACGGACAGCCAACAatgctgtgtgtgtttgactcCAGTATGGTTCCACTATCTCCTCTTTCATTTTCTATTGGAATAAACTTTTTACATGCACTTGCTTTGTCCTGTGACTAGCTTAGGCGCTAAGTCTTTTTTCTTGTTAACATGGGAGTGTCTGACAGTTTACATAGTTGGTAACACAAACATTTGTCAATGCCTGTCCTCATTATTCATTAACCGTATGATAGCCCATACATAGAATTAGCTACTTCTGGTCTTTGATTTCCCTGTATGAGGAAGTTCAGAGTATCAGGGCTATATTTAGGTTGCTGCTTTGCTTGTTTGAATGGCACaggataatatttttttttaccagtaTCATGTAAATCCTGGGATCAGGGTTTGTTAGTTGAAGTGTGTGTTTTATGGGTTGTTAGGATTTTCTGGGATCAGCCAATAGATACAACAAATACTATTCAGTTCCAGTATGTGCATTTCAAACAACTGAAGCGTGATGGGATCTCAGGATGATGTGCACATCATTAGTTTGACTATAGTGGCTTCAAGACTGTTTTCAACTGAATGTAATTAGCAAGTAATTCAACACCAATAATCTGGCTGATGTTAATTGGACTTTTAAAGCTAATGTTGTAGACACCGCAGAAGATTCCTCTGCTGCTGTTAGTGGGTTGTTTGTATTTTCTGTTAAGTTTGCTAAATGAAATGAGAAATCAAGATTACATGCACTTCTATGGCTGATTTTTCAACCCTTTCAACATTAGTTTACCTAAAAGGGCTTTGTGAATGAAATTATTTGCACATTTTTAGTTCTGGGTGAGGTTCATTGGACCTCAATGTTGTCATATAAACCACATAATGGTGTTGCTGAATCATTGCAGATAGCCTTGAGTGCTTTTGGGTGGATCCTGTTTATCTTGTCATTATGGTAAACCTGCATGTGAAGCTTTAGTCTGATGCCACAAAAACACTTTAGGTATGACAAGTAAGCATCATGACATGAGCTGCAGTGGAGTGGACAGTTAGGTGCACTGCTTCAAGAGTCTAGTGGAGTTTTCCATGAAGCCGAACACTTTCCTGACCCCACAGCAGACAAGGAAACGAACACATTCCACATTCTAGTCTGTAGAATGTCAAAACGTTAATTTGGAATGTGGGATTTAAAGTTAGATGATAAACAACTGTAGTGGCCATTGGAAATAAATGAGCATTAAGGACATGTTAATACAGTTTATGCAAAGATTGACATGTCGTGAAAACTTCAGATGTTTACACACGCAAACATGGAAAACACTATCTGGCAGCGGTACCCAGACTACCCACATTACAGTTCTACAGGTTCCAGAAACTATGTATAAATACACACAATGAGATGCATTAACATCATGCGATAACAGTATTGATTTTACCCTCACATTCCAGAGATGCACACAAACTTCAGGCAGTGGTTTAAATGCCAAATAAACTGGTCCGACTGGTCAgatgagagggagtgagaggtcGCAGATGGAAAAGGGAGGGATATAAAGAGGAAATACCGTACACAGATTTACAGAtcgagagaggagggaaaggagagaaatAAACAGCtaagagaagagggggaagacTGGAGGAGTAAGGTCCACTTGGCATATTATTGTCTCAACGGAGATGCAAGGGACTCACTGAATGGGATATTCTCCACTGGGAAAGAACTCTATGAAGGACCATCTCTGACGGACTGGTACATGTCAGCTACCGCCACAGGTAAGTGTTCATGATCATGATGAACTTGTCATTGTGAGAACTCAATGTAGCATACTCTCCCATACTCTTGCGTATCACTATTTGCTAATAGTTTGCAATGTTGTTGATGACTGTTACAACTAATGCAACTTTTGTTGAGTAACTGATACAAAATCCCATAGTGACTTACTCTACTAGATAATGTGTTAAAGTATGTGAATTTAGCATTTCAGTAGCTCAGCATTTTCAGCTCTACCGTTCAGAACACCAAGACTGTTTGAACATGTTCCTGGTCAATAAATTCAAATGTAATTTACATTTTACACAGTCGTACAGACCTTTGGCTATGTCTTGTTTGTCAATGGCTCATCCATATCCACAAATGAGCAGAGGGCATGGAACCTAGCATGACAACTCAAAAATAGTTTCGGCTTGTTGTGTAAATGGATTTCTAGTCAATAGATTATATGGCAAGTAATGAGTTACAGTATATTCATAGACTAAACTATATTTCCCTGTCTTTACCTATTTGAGATAAACAAGAGGTACTTTTTGTTGCGTCATTGCTAGAAATGCACTCCCTATGCTCTTTATGTTGCCTGAACTAAATTAGCTCTCTGTGACAAACCAATTGCCTTATCTCACTGACAATCACATTCCTTCACAGCTCctctggagagacgtgaaaaACCAGAACTTCACGTCACTCTCCATCTGACTCCAGCCATCACAGCTACTTCTATCACAGCACCTCTGCCTGACTCTGTCCACCATGAGTGACGACAGGAAAAGACAGGGTGCCGATGGAGGCTGCGGGGCCAAAGAGCCGCCCAACGTCAAACCCAAACCTGACAGCAAAGGCAGCATCGAGAAGGAGAAAAAGGAGAAATCCACTAAGGTGCGTAGGTCCATGAGCACTGACTCCGAGAAAGGAGGGGGAtctgggagaaggagggagagaaagagagacaaagggtCGAGGAGGGAGCGTGGTAGAAGCGAGGAGAACAGGAGGCAAGACAGGGATGGAGATGACAGCAACCGGAAGGAGTCTGACCCCCACGAAAATGACATGGAGGACACTGAGTGCGTGGTTTGCTTCTGCGAATACGACAACGTCTTTAAAACCCCCAAGCTGCTCTCCTGCGGGCACACCTTCTGTCTGGAGTGCCTGGCCCGGATCAACGTGACCTCCTTAGAGCTCAAGTCTCTTTCCTGCCCTGTGTGTCGAGAGCTCACCAACCTGCCCCATGGCCGCAACCTGCCCCAGCTGGGCAACAACCAGGACATCTTCCGCAAACTCCCTCCAGAGATGCAGAGGGCGCTGTCCGTGCGCTTCAAGCGCAGCAAGGGCAAGCTGGTCCTCAAGAAGCCCCCTCCTGGTACTACTAGCCTGGCCAAGTCCAGCCTCACCCTGCCCACTCTCAAGAACCAGGACCGGCAGGCCTCCAGCGACCTCCAGCTGGGCACAATGGACCAGGGCCTTGCCACTGTCGTGGATGTGGGTCGTCCCCCTAGCAGGGTCAGAGGTCGCCTGTGCAGGATGTTCCGCTCAGACCAGTGCTACTACATCGTGATGGcgtccatcatcaccatcaccgtGGCGCTGATGCTGATGGGCATCCTGGCCTTTATGGTCATGCCCAATGTGGTCCTCCACAACGGCAGCAAACCGCAGCACGGGAATTCCAGCCAACCACAGGCTGGTTAACCAGGGAGTCAAATACCCTGAGGAAAAGAGGGGATGGTGGTGGGATGAATGGAAGTAAGACCAGAGGAGAGAATCACCCCGATGTTTTGAGAGGACAAAGATTGTCAGTGATCCTAGTATCTGCCATTTCATTTTCTTTACTAATACTCAGTTACGAAGAAAATGTGAATGAACTGAAAAGAAAGGTGACCCTGAAAGCACTAGAGCACACTCAACTGGTGTCAATACATAACAAGGACCATGTTGTTTATGAAGGACTGATGCACAAGAACTACTAATGGGAAAAGTGTATCAAGAGTTATTTTTTATCCACAATTT includes the following:
- the LOC120047579 gene encoding E3 ubiquitin-protein ligase RNF183-like, yielding MSDDRKRQGADGGCGAKEPPNVKPKPDSKGSIEKEKKEKSTKVRRSMSTDSEKGGGSGRRRERKRDKGSRRERGRSEENRRQDRDGDDSNRKESDPHENDMEDTECVVCFCEYDNVFKTPKLLSCGHTFCLECLARINVTSLELKSLSCPVCRELTNLPHGRNLPQLGNNQDIFRKLPPEMQRALSVRFKRSKGKLVLKKPPPGTTSLAKSSLTLPTLKNQDRQASSDLQLGTMDQGLATVVDVGRPPSRVRGRLCRMFRSDQCYYIVMASIITITVALMLMGILAFMVMPNVVLHNGSKPQHGNSSQPQAG